One window of Leucoraja erinacea ecotype New England chromosome 37, Leri_hhj_1, whole genome shotgun sequence genomic DNA carries:
- the desi1a gene encoding desumoylating isopeptidase 1a, whose product METAPHPVKLYVYDLSRGLARQFSPFMLGKQLDGIWHTAIVVNGEEFFYGSGGIANCQPGGTLLGPPDTVVDLGTTEVTEELIMDYLTSLGESSFRGECYKLFEHNCNTFSNEVAQFLTGKKIPSYITDLPSEVLSTPFGQLIKPILDSVQIQPVAGTSINENNRS is encoded by the exons ATGGAGACGGCGCCGCACCCCGTCAAACTCTACGTCTACGACCTCTCCCGCGGCCTCGCTCGACAGTTCAGCCCCTTCATGCTCG GAAAACAACTTGATGGAATATG GCATACTGCAATAGTTGTGAACGGAGAAGAGTTCTTCTATGGTTCTGGTGGAATCGCGAACTGTCAGCCG GGTGGGACCTTGCTTGGACCACCAGACACTGTTGTTGATCTTGGTACCACAGAAGTAACTGAGGAATTAATCATGGACTATTTAACATCTTTGGGAGAGTCGTCCTTCAG GGGAGAATGCTACAAGCTTTTTGAACATAACTGCAATACCTTCAGTAATGAAGTGGCCCAGTTTCTCACTGGAAAGAAGATTCCATCCTACATCACAGACCTGCCTTCTGAGGTTTTATCAAC TCCTTTTGGTCAACTCATTAAGCCaatcctcgactctgtccagattCAACCAGTGGCAGGAACCAGCATCAATGAGAATAATCGGAGCTAA